A part of Escherichia marmotae genomic DNA contains:
- the ygiF gene encoding inorganic triphosphatase — MAQEIELKFIVNHSAVEALRDHLNTLGGEHHDPVQLLNVYYETPDNWLRGHDMGLRIRGENGRYEMTMKVAGRVTGGLHQRPEYNVALSEANLDLAQFPVEVWPNNELPADLASRVQPLFSTDFYREKWLVDVDGSQIEIALDLGEVKAGEFAEPICELELELLSGETRAVLKLASQLVSQTGLRQGSLSKAARGYHLAQGNPAREIKPTSILHVAAKADVEQGLEAALELALAQWQYHEELWVRGNDAAKEQVLAAIGLVRHTLMLFGGIVPRKASTHLRDLLTQCEATIVSAVSAVTAVYSTETAMAKLALTEWLVSKAWQPFLDSKAQSKMSDSFKRFADIHLSRHAAELKSVFCQPLGDRYRDQLPRLTRDIDSVLLLAGYYDPLVAQAWLENWQGLRHAIATGQRIEIEHFRNEANNQEPFWLHSGKR; from the coding sequence ATGGCTCAGGAAATCGAATTAAAGTTTATTGTTAATCACAGTGCCGTTGAGGCGTTGCGTGACCATCTCAATACGCTGGGCGGTGAGCATCATGACCCCGTGCAGTTGCTCAACGTCTACTACGAAACGCCGGATAACTGGCTGCGTGGGCACGATATGGGCCTGCGTATTCGTGGCGAAAATGGTCGCTATGAGATGACCATGAAAGTTGCCGGGCGGGTAACGGGCGGGTTACACCAGCGACCGGAATATAACGTTGCGTTGAGTGAGGCGAACCTCGATCTGGCACAGTTTCCAGTAGAAGTCTGGCCAAACAATGAATTACCTGCCGATCTTGCTTCCCGCGTACAGCCGCTGTTCAGCACTGATTTTTATCGCGAAAAATGGTTGGTAGATGTTGATGGCAGCCAGATTGAGATTGCCCTCGATTTGGGGGAAGTGAAAGCCGGTGAATTTGCTGAACCCATCTGCGAACTGGAGCTGGAATTACTTAGCGGTGAAACGCGCGCGGTGCTGAAACTGGCGAGCCAACTGGTATCGCAAACCGGATTGCGTCAGGGCAGCCTGAGCAAAGCCGCACGTGGTTATCACCTGGCACAGGGCAATCCTGCGCGTGAAATTAAACCCACCTCTATTCTGCATGTTGCGGCAAAAGCGGATGTCGAGCAGGGGCTGGAAGCGGCGCTGGAGCTGGCATTAGCGCAATGGCAGTATCATGAGGAGCTGTGGGTACGCGGCAACGATGCGGCGAAAGAGCAAGTGTTGGCAGCCATCGGCCTGGTTCGTCATACGCTGATGCTGTTCGGTGGCATTGTCCCACGTAAAGCGAGCACTCACTTACGTGATCTGCTGACCCAATGTGAAGCGACAATTGTTTCTGCGGTTTCTGCCGTAACGGCTGTCTACTCTACCGAAACGGCAATGGCGAAACTGGCGTTGACCGAATGGCTGGTAAGCAAAGCCTGGCAGCCGTTTTTAGATAGCAAAGCGCAGAGCAAAATGAGTGATTCCTTTAAACGCTTTGCTGATATCCATCTCTCCCGCCACGCCGCTGAGCTGAAAAGCGTTTTTTGCCAGCCGTTGGGCGATCGCTATCGTGATCAGTTGCCACGTCTTACGCGTGATATTGACTCCGTATTGCTGCTGGCAGGTTATTACGATCCTCTCGTCGCGCAAGCCTGGCTGGAGAACTGGCAGGGGCTGCGTCACGCTATTGCGACCGGGCAACGCATTGAAATTGAACATTTCCGTAATGAGGCAAACAATCAGGAACCGTTCTGGTTGCACAGCGGAAAACGTTAA
- the ibsE gene encoding type I toxin-antitoxin system Ibs family toxin, translating to MMKFVIILVVLLLLSFPTY from the coding sequence ATGATGAAGTTCGTCATCATACTGGTTGTGTTGTTACTGTTAAGTTTCCCGACTTACTAA
- a CDS encoding flotillin family protein: MDDIVNLVPSWMFTAIVAVCILFIIGIIFARLYRRASAEQAFVRTGLGGQKVVMSGGAIVMPIFHEIIPINMNTLKLEVSRSTIDSLITKDRMRVDVVVAFFVRVKPSVEGIATAAQTLGQRTLSPEDLRMLVEDKFVDALRATAAQMTMHELQDTRENFVQGVQNTVAEDLSKNGLELESVSLTNFNQTSKEHFNPNNAFDAEGLTKLTQETERRRRERNEVEQDVEVAVREKNRDALSRKLEIEQQEAFMTLEQEQQVKTRTAEQNAKIAAFEAERRREAEQTRILAERQIQETEIDREQAVRSRKVEAEREVRIKEIEQQQVTEIANQTKSIAIAAKSEQQSQAEARANLALAEAVSAQQNVETTRQTAEADRAKQVALIAAAQDAETKAVELTVRAKAEKEAAEMQAAAIVELAEATRKKGLAEAEAQRALNDAINVLSDEQTSLKFKLALLQSLPAVIEKSVEPMKSIDGIKIIQVDGLNRGGAAGDATSGSVGGGNLAEQALSAALSYRTQAPLIDSLLNEIGVSGGSLAALTSPLASSIPVADKVE, from the coding sequence ATGGATGATATTGTCAACTTAGTTCCGTCATGGATGTTTACCGCGATTGTTGCCGTATGCATTCTATTTATTATCGGTATTATTTTCGCGCGGCTTTATCGTCGGGCATCCGCCGAGCAGGCATTTGTCCGTACCGGATTAGGCGGGCAAAAAGTAGTCATGAGCGGCGGCGCAATTGTTATGCCTATCTTCCATGAAATAATCCCCATCAATATGAATACATTGAAACTGGAAGTCAGTCGCTCGACAATTGATAGTCTGATCACGAAAGACCGTATGCGCGTCGATGTGGTTGTCGCTTTCTTTGTGCGCGTAAAACCTTCAGTTGAAGGAATTGCCACCGCAGCTCAGACGCTGGGGCAACGCACTCTGTCGCCTGAAGATTTACGTATGCTGGTCGAAGATAAATTCGTCGATGCCCTACGTGCGACAGCGGCACAAATGACGATGCATGAGTTGCAAGATACGCGCGAAAACTTCGTTCAGGGAGTGCAAAATACCGTTGCAGAAGACTTATCGAAAAACGGCCTGGAACTGGAAAGCGTGTCACTCACCAACTTTAACCAGACCTCCAAAGAACATTTCAACCCGAATAATGCCTTTGACGCTGAGGGTTTGACCAAGCTGACCCAGGAAACAGAACGTCGCCGCCGCGAACGTAACGAGGTTGAACAAGATGTAGAAGTTGCGGTTCGTGAAAAAAACCGTGATGCGCTGTCGCGGAAGCTGGAAATTGAACAGCAAGAAGCGTTTATGACCCTTGAGCAGGAGCAGCAGGTGAAAACCCGCACTGCCGAGCAGAACGCAAAAATTGCTGCTTTTGAAGCTGAACGTCGGCGTGAAGCAGAGCAAACGCGTATTCTTGCTGAACGTCAGATTCAGGAAACCGAAATCGACCGCGAGCAGGCCGTCCGCTCCAGAAAAGTTGAGGCTGAACGTGAGGTTCGCATTAAAGAAATCGAACAGCAACAAGTCACCGAAATCGCCAACCAAACGAAATCGATCGCCATTGCGGCCAAATCGGAACAACAATCGCAGGCAGAAGCCCGTGCCAACCTGGCTTTAGCAGAAGCAGTAAGCGCCCAGCAAAACGTAGAAACGACACGTCAGACCGCCGAAGCTGACCGTGCCAAGCAGGTAGCGCTGATTGCAGCAGCACAGGATGCGGAAACCAAAGCAGTTGAACTGACCGTGCGGGCGAAAGCAGAGAAAGAAGCTGCAGAAATGCAGGCGGCAGCCATTGTTGAGTTAGCCGAAGCTACGCGTAAAAAAGGCCTGGCAGAAGCAGAAGCGCAACGAGCGTTGAACGACGCCATCAACGTACTTTCTGACGAACAAACCAGCCTTAAATTCAAGCTGGCACTATTGCAGTCTCTGCCTGCTGTAATCGAGAAATCCGTTGAGCCGATGAAGTCTATTGACGGTATCAAGATTATTCAGGTCGATGGCTTGAATCGTGGCGGCGCTGCGGGTGATGCGACATCAGGCAGCGTTGGCGGAGGAAACCTGGCGGAGCAGGCATTATCAGCCGCTCTTTCTTACCGTACACAGGCACCGCTTATTGACTCTCTACTTAATGAAATCGGTGTTTCAGGCGGTTCGCTGGCGGCACTGACTTCACCATTGGCTTCATCGATTCCCGTCGCAGATAAAGTAGAATAA
- the ribB gene encoding 3,4-dihydroxy-2-butanone-4-phosphate synthase, whose product MNQMLLSSFGTPFERVENALAALREGRGVMVLDDEDRENEGDMIFPAETMTVEQMALTIRHGSGIVCLCITEDRRKQLDLPMMVENNTSAYGTGFTVTIEAAEGVTTGVSAADRITTVRAAIADDAKPSDLNRPGHVFPLRAQAGGVLTRGGHTEATIDLVTLAGFKPAGVLCELTNDDGTMARAPECIEFANKHNMALVTIEDLVAYRQAHERKAS is encoded by the coding sequence ATGAATCAGATGCTACTTTCCTCTTTTGGTACGCCTTTCGAACGTGTTGAAAATGCACTGGCAGCGCTGCGTGAAGGACGCGGTGTAATGGTGCTTGATGACGAAGACCGTGAAAACGAAGGCGATATGATCTTCCCGGCAGAAACCATGACCGTTGAGCAGATGGCGCTGACCATCCGCCACGGTAGCGGTATTGTGTGCCTGTGCATTACCGAGGATCGCCGTAAACAACTTGATCTGCCAATGATGGTAGAAAATAACACCAGTGCCTATGGCACCGGTTTTACCGTAACCATTGAAGCTGCTGAAGGTGTGACTACCGGTGTTTCTGCTGCTGATCGTATTACGACCGTTCGTGCCGCCATTGCCGATGATGCGAAACCCTCTGACCTCAATCGTCCGGGTCACGTATTTCCATTGCGTGCACAGGCGGGTGGTGTACTGACTCGCGGTGGTCATACTGAAGCGACTATCGATCTGGTGACGCTGGCAGGCTTTAAACCAGCAGGTGTGCTGTGTGAATTGACTAATGATGATGGCACTATGGCGCGTGCGCCAGAATGCATTGAATTTGCCAATAAACACAATATGGCGCTGGTCACCATTGAAGATTTGGTGGCGTATCGTCAGGCGCATGAGCGTAAAGCTAGCTGA
- the glgS gene encoding cell surface composition regulator GlgS yields the protein MDHSLNSLNNFDFLARSFARMHTEGRPVDILAVTGNMDEEHRTWFCARYAWYCQQMTQPRELELEH from the coding sequence ATGGATCATAGTCTTAATTCTTTAAATAATTTCGATTTCCTGGCGCGTAGTTTTGCCAGAATGCATACTGAAGGCCGCCCGGTCGATATTCTGGCCGTCACCGGTAATATGGATGAAGAACATCGAACCTGGTTTTGCGCCCGCTATGCATGGTATTGCCAGCAGATGACACAGCCAAGAGAACTGGAATTAGAACATTGA
- the glnE gene encoding bifunctional [glutamate--ammonia ligase]-adenylyl-L-tyrosine phosphorylase/[glutamate--ammonia-ligase] adenylyltransferase gives MKPLSSPLQQYWQTVVERLPAPLAEESLSSQAKSVLTFSDFVQDSVIAHPEWLVELESEPPQADEWQHYAAWLQKALSDVNDEASLMRELRLFRRRIMVRIAWAQTLALVAEENILQQLSHLAETLIVAARDWLYDACCREWGTPCNAQGEAQPLLILGMGKLGGGELNFSSDIDLIFAWPEHGCTQGGRRELDNAQFFTRMGQRLIKVLDQPTQDGFVYRVDMRLRPFGESGPLVLSFAALEDYYQEQGRDWERYAMVKARIMGDSDGVYANELRSMLRPFVFRRYIDFSVIQSLRNMKGMIAREVRRRGLTDNIKLGAGGIREIEFIVQVFQLIRGGREPSLQSRSLLPTLSAIATLHLLSENDAEQLRVAYLFLRRLENLLQSINDEQTQTLPADELNRARLAWAMDFADWLQLTGALIGHMTNVRRVFNELIGDDESETQEESLSEQWRELWQDALQEDDTTPVLAHLSEDDRKQVLALIADFRKELDKRTIGPRGRQVLDHLMPHLLSDVCGREDAAVTLSRITALLVGIVTRTTYLELLSEFPAALKHLISLCAASPMIASQLARYPLLLDELLDPNTLYQPTATDAYRDELRQYLLRVPEDDEEQQLEALRQFKQAQLLRIAAADIAGTLPVMKVSDHLTWLAEAMIDAVVQQAWGQMVARYGKPNHLSEREGRGFAVVGYGKLGGWELGYSSDLDLIFLHDCPMDVMTDGDREIDGRQFYLRLAQRIMHLFSTRTSSGILYEVDARLRPSGAAGMLVTSTEAFADYQKNEAWTWEHQALVRARVVYGDPQLTAQFDAVRREIMTLPREGKNLQTEVREMREKMRAHLGNKHRDRFDIKADEGGITDIEFITQYLVLRYAHEKPKLTRWSDNVRILELLAQNDIMEEREAMALTRAYTTLRDELHHLALQELPGHVPDECFTAERELVRASWQKWLVEE, from the coding sequence ATGAAGCCGCTCTCTTCACCGTTACAGCAGTACTGGCAGACCGTTGTTGAGCGGCTGCCAGCGCCTTTAGCCGAGGAATCACTTAGCTCACAGGCGAAGTCAGTACTTACCTTCAGTGATTTTGTGCAGGACAGTGTGATTGCGCATCCAGAGTGGTTGGTGGAACTGGAAAGCGAACCACCGCAGGCCGACGAATGGCAGCATTACGCTGCATGGTTACAGAAGGCGCTCAGTGATGTAAACGATGAAGCCAGCTTAATGCGCGAACTGCGGCTGTTCCGTCGGCGCATTATGGTGCGTATTGCCTGGGCGCAAACACTGGCGCTGGTTGCGGAAGAGAACATTTTGCAGCAACTCAGCCATTTGGCGGAGACGCTGATTGTCGCGGCGCGTGACTGGCTGTATGACGCCTGCTGCCGCGAATGGGGAACGCCGTGTAATGCGCAGGGCGAAGCGCAACCGCTGCTGATTTTAGGCATGGGTAAGCTGGGTGGTGGAGAACTGAATTTCTCCTCGGATATCGATCTGATTTTTGCCTGGCCGGAACATGGTTGCACGCAGGGAGGACGCCGCGAACTGGATAATGCTCAGTTCTTTACCCGCATGGGCCAGCGGCTGATTAAAGTGCTGGATCAACCGACGCAAGATGGCTTTGTCTATCGCGTGGATATGCGGCTGCGCCCGTTTGGTGAAAGTGGCCCGCTGGTGCTGAGTTTCGCGGCGCTGGAAGATTATTACCAGGAACAGGGGCGTGACTGGGAGCGTTACGCGATGGTCAAGGCGCGGATTATGGGCGATAGCGATGGCGTTTATGCTAACGAATTGCGTTCGATGCTGCGTCCGTTTGTTTTCCGCCGTTACATCGATTTCAGCGTGATCCAGTCGCTACGCAACATGAAAGGGATGATTGCCCGTGAAGTCCGCCGTCGTGGCCTTACTGACAACATCAAACTTGGTGCCGGTGGCATTCGTGAAATTGAATTTATCGTCCAGGTGTTTCAGCTCATTCGCGGTGGGCGCGAACCGTCGCTGCAATCACGCTCTTTACTGCCAACACTCAGCGCCATTGCCACGCTGCATCTGCTTTCTGAAAACGATGCCGAACAATTGCGAGTGGCATATCTGTTTCTGCGTCGTCTGGAAAACTTGCTGCAAAGCATTAATGATGAACAAACCCAGACGCTCCCAGCCGATGAGCTTAACCGTGCGCGGCTGGCGTGGGCGATGGATTTCGCTGACTGGTTGCAACTGACCGGAGCGCTGATCGGACATATGACCAATGTGCGCCGGGTATTTAACGAACTGATTGGCGATGACGAAAGCGAAACTCAGGAAGAGTCGCTATCGGAGCAGTGGCGTGAGTTGTGGCAGGATGCGTTGCAGGAAGATGACACCACGCCGGTGCTGGCGCATCTTAGCGAGGATGATCGCAAACAAGTGCTGGCGCTGATTGCCGATTTCCGTAAAGAGTTAGACAAACGTACCATCGGGCCGCGCGGACGTCAGGTACTCGACCATCTGATGCCGCATCTGCTGAGTGACGTTTGTGGGCGTGAAGATGCCGCCGTCACGCTGTCGCGTATTACCGCCTTGTTGGTGGGGATTGTCACTCGTACCACTTATCTTGAGTTGCTCAGTGAATTTCCGGCGGCGCTTAAACATTTGATTTCGCTGTGCGCTGCATCTCCGATGATTGCCAGCCAACTGGCGCGTTATCCATTATTGCTGGATGAACTGCTCGATCCGAACACGCTCTACCAGCCGACGGCGACTGATGCCTACCGTGATGAACTGCGCCAGTATTTGCTGCGCGTGCCAGAAGATGATGAAGAACAACAGCTTGAGGCGTTGCGTCAATTTAAACAGGCACAGTTGTTACGTATTGCTGCCGCGGATATTGCCGGAACGCTGCCAGTGATGAAAGTGAGCGATCACTTAACCTGGCTGGCGGAGGCGATGATCGATGCTGTGGTACAGCAAGCATGGGGACAAATGGTTGCCCGCTATGGTAAACCGAATCACCTGAGTGAACGCGAAGGCCGCGGTTTTGCGGTGGTCGGCTACGGTAAGCTGGGGGGCTGGGAGTTAGGCTACAGTTCTGATCTTGATCTGATCTTCCTGCACGATTGCCCGATGGATGTAATGACCGACGGCGATCGGGAAATCGACGGACGGCAGTTTTATCTGCGTCTGGCGCAACGCATTATGCACCTGTTCAGCACACGTACTTCTTCCGGCATTTTGTATGAAGTGGATGCGCGGCTGCGCCCGTCCGGAGCGGCGGGAATGCTGGTTACCTCCACAGAAGCGTTTGCCGATTATCAGAAAAATGAGGCCTGGACGTGGGAGCATCAGGCGTTGGTGCGTGCGCGTGTGGTGTATGGCGATCCACAACTGACAGCGCAATTCGACGCGGTGCGTCGGGAAATTATGACACTGCCGCGTGAAGGTAAAAACCTACAAACGGAAGTGCGGGAAATGCGCGAGAAAATGCGCGCTCATCTCGGCAATAAACATCGCGATCGCTTTGATATCAAAGCCGATGAGGGCGGAATTACCGATATCGAATTTATTACCCAATATCTGGTGTTGCGCTACGCTCATGAAAAACCAAAGTTAACGCGCTGGTCAGACAACGTGCGCATTCTGGAACTGCTGGCGCAAAACGACATTATGGAAGAGCGGGAAGCGATGGCGCTAACCCGTGCTTACACTACGCTTCGCGATGAACTTCACCACCTGGCGTTACAGGAGTTGCCGGGCCATGTGCCGGATGAGTGCTTCACCGCAGAGCGTGAACTGGTGCGGGCAAGCTGGCAGAAGTGGCTGGTGGAGGAATGA
- the hldE gene encoding bifunctional D-glycero-beta-D-manno-heptose-7-phosphate kinase/D-glycero-beta-D-manno-heptose 1-phosphate adenylyltransferase HldE, whose amino-acid sequence MKVTLPEFERAGVMVVGDVMLDRYWYGPTSRISPEAPVPVVKVNTIEERPGGAANVAMNIASLGANARLVGLTGIDDAARALSKSLADVNVKCDFVSVPTHPTITKLRVLSRNQQLIRLDFEEGFEGVDPQPLHERINQALGSIGALVLSDYAKGALASVQHMIQLARKAGVPVLIDPKGTDFERYRGATLLTPNLSEFEAVVGKCKTEEEIVERGMKLIADYELSALLVTRSEQGMTLLQPGKAPLHMPTQAQEVYDVTGAGDTVIGVLAATLAAGNSLEEACFFANAAAGVVVGKLGTSTVSPIELENAVRGRADTGFGVMTEEELKLAVAAARKRGEKVVMTNGVFDILHAGHVSYLANARKLGDRLIVAVNSDASTKRLKGDSRPVNPLEQRMIVLGALEAVDWVVSFEEDTPQRLIAGILPDLLVKGGDYKPEEIAGSKEVWANGGEVLVLNFEDGCSTTNIIKKIQQDKKG is encoded by the coding sequence ATGAAAGTAACGCTGCCAGAGTTTGAACGTGCTGGAGTGATGGTGGTTGGTGATGTGATGCTGGATCGTTACTGGTACGGCCCCACCAGTCGTATTTCGCCGGAAGCGCCGGTGCCTGTGGTTAAGGTCAATACCATTGAAGAACGTCCGGGCGGCGCAGCCAACGTGGCGATGAACATCGCTTCTCTCGGTGCTAACGCGCGTCTGGTTGGGCTGACAGGTATTGATGATGCGGCGCGCGCGCTCAGTAAATCACTGGCGGACGTGAACGTAAAATGCGACTTCGTTTCTGTGCCGACGCATCCAACCATTACCAAACTGCGGGTGCTTTCCCGTAACCAACAGCTTATCCGCCTGGACTTTGAAGAAGGTTTCGAAGGCGTCGATCCGCAGCCACTACATGAGCGGATTAATCAGGCGCTGGGTTCGATTGGCGCGCTGGTGCTTTCTGACTACGCCAAAGGCGCGCTGGCAAGCGTACAGCATATGATCCAACTAGCGCGTAAAGCGGGCGTTCCGGTGCTGATTGATCCAAAAGGTACTGATTTTGAACGTTACCGTGGCGCTACGCTGCTGACGCCGAATCTCTCTGAGTTTGAAGCTGTTGTTGGTAAATGTAAGACCGAAGAAGAGATTGTTGAACGCGGCATGAAACTGATTGCCGATTATGAACTCTCTGCGCTGCTGGTAACCCGTTCCGAACAAGGGATGACACTGCTGCAACCGGGGAAAGCGCCGCTGCATATGCCAACTCAGGCGCAGGAAGTTTATGACGTAACTGGCGCAGGCGATACGGTGATTGGCGTGCTGGCAGCAACGCTGGCTGCGGGTAATTCACTGGAAGAAGCTTGCTTCTTTGCGAATGCGGCAGCAGGCGTTGTTGTCGGTAAATTGGGGACGTCCACGGTTTCACCGATCGAGCTGGAAAACGCAGTACGTGGACGTGCGGACACCGGCTTTGGCGTGATGACTGAAGAAGAACTGAAGCTGGCTGTAGCCGCGGCGCGTAAACGCGGTGAAAAAGTGGTGATGACCAACGGCGTCTTCGATATTTTGCATGCCGGGCACGTCTCCTATCTGGCAAATGCCCGTAAACTGGGCGATCGCTTGATTGTCGCCGTGAACAGCGATGCCTCCACTAAACGGCTGAAAGGGGATTCTCGTCCGGTTAATCCGCTCGAACAGCGCATGATTGTACTGGGCGCACTGGAAGCGGTCGACTGGGTGGTATCATTTGAAGAAGATACGCCGCAGCGCCTGATCGCCGGGATCCTGCCGGATCTGCTGGTGAAAGGTGGCGACTATAAACCGGAAGAGATCGCCGGGAGTAAAGAAGTCTGGGCCAACGGCGGTGAAGTGCTGGTGCTCAACTTCGAAGATGGTTGCTCGACAACCAACATCATCAAGAAGATCCAACAGGATAAAAAAGGCTAA
- the yqiD gene encoding protein YqiD: protein MFIAWYWIVLIALVVVGYFLHLKRYCRAFRQDRDALLEARNKYLNSTREETAEKLK, encoded by the coding sequence ATGTTTATCGCCTGGTACTGGATTGTATTGATTGCGCTGGTTGTAGTGGGTTATTTCCTGCATTTGAAACGTTATTGTCGGGCTTTTCGCCAGGATAGAGACGCACTGCTGGAAGCGCGAAACAAATACTTAAACAGTACGAGAGAAGAGACGGCCGAAAAGCTAAAATAG
- a CDS encoding TIGR04211 family SH3 domain-containing protein: MPKLRLIALTLLALSATAVSHAEEKRYVSDELNTWVRSGPGDNYRLVGTVNAGEEVTLLQTDANTSYAQVKDSSGRTAWIPLKQLSTEPSLRSRVPDLENQVKTLTNKLTNIDNTWNQRTAEMQQKVAQSDSVINGLKEENQKLKNELIVAQKKVDAASVQLDDKQRTIIMQWFMYGGGVLGLGLLLGLVLPHLIPTRKRKDRWMN, translated from the coding sequence ATGCCAAAATTACGCCTGATCGCACTAACTTTACTCGCGCTTAGCGCCACTGCCGTCTCTCACGCGGAAGAAAAGCGCTATGTTTCTGACGAACTGAATACCTGGGTCCGCAGTGGCCCGGGAGATAATTATCGCCTCGTGGGCACGGTTAACGCCGGTGAGGAAGTGACATTATTACAAACTGACGCCAACACCAGTTACGCCCAGGTGAAAGACAGCTCTGGTCGTACCGCCTGGATCCCGTTGAAACAACTTAGCACAGAGCCAAGTCTACGCTCCCGTGTGCCAGATCTGGAAAATCAGGTCAAAACCCTGACCAATAAGCTCACCAATATCGATAACACCTGGAATCAGCGCACGGCAGAAATGCAGCAGAAAGTGGCGCAGAGCGACAGCGTGATCAACGGGTTAAAAGAAGAAAATCAGAAGCTGAAAAACGAACTGATTGTCGCCCAGAAAAAAGTTGATGCCGCCAGCGTACAACTGGATGACAAACAGCGCACCATCATCATGCAGTGGTTTATGTATGGTGGCGGCGTGCTGGGGCTTGGCTTGCTGCTCGGTCTGGTATTGCCGCACCTGATCCCAACGCGCAAACGTAAAGATCGCTGGATGAACTAA
- the ubiK gene encoding ubiquinone biosynthesis accessory factor UbiK — translation MIDPKKIEQIARQVHESMPKGIREFGEDVEKKIRQTLQAQLTRLDLVSREEFDVQTQVLLRTREKLALLEQRISELETRCTPTAETQSPPAIPPVDKPE, via the coding sequence ATGATTGACCCGAAAAAAATTGAGCAAATCGCTCGCCAGGTTCACGAATCGATGCCTAAAGGAATCAGGGAGTTCGGGGAAGATGTGGAGAAGAAAATCCGCCAAACCCTACAAGCGCAGTTGACGCGTCTCGATCTGGTAAGCCGTGAAGAATTCGACGTTCAGACGCAGGTCTTGTTACGGACTCGTGAGAAACTGGCATTGCTGGAACAGCGCATCAGTGAACTGGAAACACGCTGCACCCCGACAGCAGAAACTCAATCTCCACCAGCTATCCCACCAGTTGATAAGCCTGAATAA